Genomic window (Acidimicrobiales bacterium):
CACCATGTCGCCGCGGGCGGTGGCGCCCAGCAGGTACATGTGGGCGGCGTTGACGGTGATGGAGTTGGAGCCGATCACCTGCTCGTTCAGGACGATCGTGAAGAAGTCGCCGACGTGGTCGATCGAGCCGCTCACGGTCCAGTTGGGCGGCGGGTTGGTGGGGATGGGCACGATGTATGCCGGGAGCGGCTCCTGGGTGCTGGCGTCGTACTTCGTCTCGATGTGGCCGTTGGCGAAGGTGGCGGAACCGCTCACGCCCGACTCATCGGCGGTGCAGGTGCTGTGGGCGTTGTCACCGACCAGCGGGCCCGGGCCGAACCCACCCGGGTAGGTGCACGGCCCGGAGAAGCCCGTCGCACAGCTCGCTGCGGTCGGGGTGTCGTAAAGACGGACGTCGGCCGTGCTGGTGACCGAGCCGGCGCTCGGCGTTCCGACCGTGGTGACCTTCAGCGGTCCCGAGGGCCCGGCGGTGCTGACGTTGTCGGGCCAGATCCCTCCGAAGATGACGGCTGGGCCGTACACGGCCTTGGCGCCGTCGAGATCCTCGGCTTCCAGCGTCGTGGACGACCCACCGGGCGGGAGCGCCACCGACGGGGAGTACGAGACGTCGGTGGATGGCACGGCCGTGCCGGCACCCCGCAGCGTGCGAGGCCCACCGAAGAGCCCGACGTTGACGTAGTAGCCGAAGGCGCTGCCGTTGACGGTGCTGACCACGGCCCCGGCGGGGCTCTGGAGGGCGCCGGCCAGGACGCTGGCCACCAGGGCCGAGCTGACCAACGCGGCGGTGGTCGAACGGAAGACTCCCAGTCTTGCCCGCCGCGCCGGACGGACACTTTCCCCGGAGTGCCTCATCGCTGTTTCCCCCTTGGAACCCTTCGCCGACGGTCGGCACTTCAGTGTGACCGCTCGTTCGACCGATTTCATCGGCCACCATGGCGTATGTGCGAATCGCACATAGGCGTCAAAAACCAGACGGATCCCCTGAAACTGACGCTCGGAACGGCAGTCCCACCACTGCGCGTGGTGGGCCGAACACGCCGCTCCGCATGGCGTCCGTGCTCGCGACGAAGTGGAGGCCCCCGCGCGGGGCCTCCACTTCTGCGAATACCGGTCTGAGACGCTTTACTTGAGGTCGAAGGTCGCCGTCGGGTTCACGAAGAACGAGGGGTCGGTGACGGTCAGCCTGTAGGTGCCGGCGGTGAGGTCGCTGGCGGTGCACCCGGAGATGGCCGGGGTGGCGCAGAACTGACTGCGCTTGGTGGACAGGTTGTAGATGTACTGCGCCGTGTCCCAGCGCATCGCCTTGCCGTTGGTGGCGACCTCGCTGACCGCCGCCTCGTTGACGGCCCCATCGGCGACGCCGTCGACCTTCTGCAGCTGCACCATCGGGGTCAGCGTCGACACCGGCGCACTGCTGCAGTCGGTGACCGTGATCTTGACGGGGATGGTGCTCCCGAGCTTGAACACGCTCCTCGGCACGCCGGCTCCGCTGTTGATCGGAGCGAGGAAGGTGCTGGCCGTGTTCTTGGTGGCGTAGCTCGTCATGGCTGAGCTCGACCCCGCACCGGCGTCGTCATCGGTGACGGCGACGATGATGCTCTTCGTGCCCGCCGAGCCCGTGTAGGAGTGCGAGCCGGACACGGTGCCCGGCGAGGAACCCGGCTCCGTGCTGACGGGGTCGGTGGTGGTGTTGCCGTCGCCCCAGTTGATCGAGGCGGTGGGGTGCGTGTCGGCGCTGCCGGCGTCGGTGTAGTCGGCGCTGACAGTCACGCTGCATGCAGTGGCCGACGAGACGGTCGGGGCCGACACGACCGGGGCGGCGTTGCTGATCGTGACCGATGCCGTGGCCTGACCCGACAGGGGGGTGGCAGCTCCATCGGTGACCGCCAGCTGCACGGTCGCCGTACCGTTGTCCGTGCACGTGATCGTCGCCGCCGTGAGCGACGTCGCGTTGGCGAGGCTGCACGTGCCGGGGCTGACCGACGAGGCGGCGATGGTCCACGCACTGGCGTGGGTCGTGGCGTCGCCGGTGTCCTGCCAGCTGCCACCGTTCAGGGCGATCGAGCTGCCCTCGGCCCCGGCGTAGGGGCCTCCGGCGTTCACGACGGGCGCGGCGTTCTGGACGATGACGTCGCCCCCGCCCCCGTTCCCGCCGTCGGCGACGCAGTCGACCGTGACGCCGTACTGGGGCTTGCCGTTGCCGCCGGACGTCCCGACGACGACGCTCTCGTCGTCATTGGCCACGGTCACCTCGACCTTGTAGTTGGCGTCGGAATCCGGCGTGCCCGAGATCCGGGTCACGATCGGGATCGAGAAGCTGTCCCCCGGGCCCCACTCGCCCGGCGCCTTGCCGTCGAAGCTGGCGGCCGTGGCGGCGGTGATGCCGGACCCGGCGGGCACCGCGAAGGTGACGTTGACATCCTCGCCCGGAGCGAAGTGCTCGTTGCCGTTGTACGAGATCTGGATCTGTCCAGTCACCGACGCTGCACAGTTCGCCTTGGCGAGGGAGAAGGCGGCGTTGGGACCACTCGTGCCGGTGTCACCGTCGAGTGACATCGTGTCGGCGTTCGCAGCCATCGCCGTGGCCACGGTCAACGCCGTGACACCCGCCGTGACCGCCAACCGCCGAGCTCCCGAGCGGAATCCCGCCATGTGTGTGCTCCTCCGAAGACGTGAAAGATCGCCGATGTGGCCGCGATGGATCCGGCGTCGGTTTCGCCACCCGCCGGGGGCCAGGCGACCAGATACAGCCCACCGGATCGATGCTCCGCCGCCGGGGATGGCCCCGACAAACGTCACCGTACGTGGTTGCCTTCCGGTTTCCTATGGTCAAATGACGAATGCCGCCCGCAGGAATCCACGCAGAGTGGGACAGCGGAGGAGCTTGGGGCGGAAACGGCCGACCTGGGGCGCCCCGAGCGCGGGGCAGTTACCTGCGAGGTCCGGCCCTCAGCGCCCTCTCGCCGCGGCGACGGGGCGTGGGCCCGGAACTACAAGAGGGGTGGCCCCATCGGGCCACCCCTCTTTCGACTCGGCGGGCGTGCGCCCGCAGCGACCGGTCAGCCGATCAGCCGGCGTTGACGCCAGCGGTGGCCGTGGCACCGCCCTGCACGAGGCCGAGGCCGGGCACGGCGGGGACCAGCTGCGTCACCGTGGAGACGATGCCGGCGACCGCCTCGGTCGAGGGCACAGCCGGGACGGCCGGCAGGCCGGGCACCGAGGGGAGCGAACCGCCGAGCGGCAGCGACGACAGGTCCGGCAGGCCCGGCAGGGCGGGGACGCCGGGAAGCGCAGGCAGGCCGGGCAGCGTCGGAACACCAGGCACCGCAGGCAGCGTGGGGACACCGGGCACCGCCGGCATGCCGGGGACGGCGGGCAGGGCGTCGAGCCCGGGCACGGCGGGGATGGCGGGCACGGCCGGGACCGGCACCTCGATGCCGGTGCCGTCGACGGATGCGGCGATCGTGCCGTCGGTGGCGACCGATGCCTTCACGACGGGAACGTGGGGGCTGTCCAGACCCGGCAGCCCACCGAGCACGGCATGGGCGGCAGGGGCGGCGACGAGCATGGCGGCGGTGGCGACGAGGCCGGTGATGCGGGCACGGGGAGTCATTGGGGTGGGATCCTTTTCGGCTCTGGGACGGGGTGGGTGTGGTTCGAATTGACCACTCCTACGTTCTCGGCGTCCCGCCTCGAACCTTGACCGGAATCTTCCGGGCGTCCGGCCGGGAGGCGGACGCGAAGAAGGGCCTCCCGCACTCCCGGGAGAGCCCCTTCTTCATGAGCAGGAGGCCCTGAACCCGCCACGTTGCGAGCCTGGTGTCCTGCCCTCCGCCCCTACTGCAACGGTAGACCTGGAACCAGCCGGCGCCATCGGACATTTGGCCAATCCGCGAGGGCGGCGGCGCCGCCTCGTCGCCGGTTCCCGGCCAGCGGGCGCCGGCCGTGGCGACGGGCGGTGGACTTCGGTGTGGCCACCCCGCCCCCGGGAAGGGACAGGGCCGGGGCGGGGTGGCCCACCGGCGGTTCGTCGAAGACAGGTGGGACTGTTTTGATGAACCAGTCACCAGAACGACGGCCGGGCGGGATCGGTTCCCGTCCCGACGAAATTCGCCCGGCCGGCCGCTGCCGCGGCGCCCCCGCCCCTTCGCTGCGGACGCCCCCTACGCCGCCCGCCGGTAGCGGCGCACGGCGAGCGGCCCGAACACGGCGATGATGGCGGCGGACCACAGCAGCGACTGGACGACGAAGCTGGTGGTGCGCCCGCCGATGGACAGCGCCCGTACGGCGTCGACGGTGACCGAGAGCGGCTGGTGGCGGGCGAAGACCTGCAGCCAACCCGGCATGGTGGACACCGGGACGAAGGCCGACGAGGCGAACACCAACGGGGCCAGCATCGGGAATCCGGCCGCCTGCGCGCTCTCGCCGTTGCGCACGGACAGTCCGATCAGGGCGAAGATCACCGAGAGGGAGCAGGCGAAGAACAGCAGCACCACGAGCCCGCCGATGAAGGCGACGGGGTTGGTGTGCACCCGGAACCCGACGAGGTAGCCGACGACGCACATCAACACGACCACGAACATGTTCCGGACGAGATCGCTCACGATGCGGCCGCCCAGCACCGCGGACCGCGCCATGGGAAGGGAGCGGAACCGCTCGATCAGGCCCTTCTGGAGGTCGTCGGCCAGGCCCACGCCCGTGCCGAGCGCGCCGAAGGTGACGGTCTGGGCGAAGATTCCGGGCATCAGGTAGTCGACGTACCGCATGCCCGGCACGGGGATGGCGCCGCCGAAGGCATACCGGAACAGCAGGACGAAGATGACGGGCTGGATGGTGGAGAACACCAGCAGCTGCGGCAGCCGCACGATCGTCCGCAGGTTGCGGCCGGCGATGGTCAGGGTGTCGGTGACCGCCCACCCGAGCACGCTCCGCGGCTGGGTGACGGCTTTGGGAGTGGGCGCCGGGCTCGTGACGGTGGTCATCGGTTCCCTCCTGCGGGCACGGGGCGATCGGCCGCGGAGCCGGCGCCGGTGGAGCCGGGAGGCGGCGCATCCGCCCCCTCACCGGCGGCGGGCTCGGTACGGTGGCCGGTGAGGGCGAGGAAGACGTCGTCCAGACTCGGCTCCCGGATGGCCACCGTGGCCGGGAGCAGCCCTCGCCCGTCGAGCTCGCCGAGCACGGCGATGAGCACCTTCGGACCGTCGTGGACCTCGAAGTGCACGAGGGTGCCGTCGCGGTTGGCCCCCGAGACGGCGAAGCGGCCGAGGGCGTCCGCCGCCTGGGACGCCTGTCGGTCGTCGGTGAAGCCGACCTCGACGACCGTCGTGCCGAGGCTCCCCTTGAGCTCGGCGGCCGTTCCCTCCGCCACCACGGTGCCACCGTCGACGACGGCGATGCGGTCGGCCAGGCGGTCCGCCTCCTCGAGGTACTGGGTGGTCAGCAGCAGCGTCATGCCGTCGGCCACCAGCTCGGCGATGACGGCCCACAGATCGGCGCGGCTGCGGATGTCGAGGCCGGTGGTGGGCTCGTCGAGGAACAGGACGGGTGGCCGGTGCACGAGCGCGGCGCCGAGGTCGAGGCGGCGACGCATCCCTCCCGAGTAGGTGCGCACGGGC
Coding sequences:
- a CDS encoding PxKF domain-containing protein gives rise to the protein MAGFRSGARRLAVTAGVTALTVATAMAANADTMSLDGDTGTSGPNAAFSLAKANCAASVTGQIQISYNGNEHFAPGEDVNVTFAVPAGSGITAATAASFDGKAPGEWGPGDSFSIPIVTRISGTPDSDANYKVEVTVANDDESVVVGTSGGNGKPQYGVTVDCVADGGNGGGGDVIVQNAAPVVNAGGPYAGAEGSSIALNGGSWQDTGDATTHASAWTIAASSVSPGTCSLANATSLTAATITCTDNGTATVQLAVTDGAATPLSGQATASVTISNAAPVVSAPTVSSATACSVTVSADYTDAGSADTHPTASINWGDGNTTTDPVSTEPGSSPGTVSGSHSYTGSAGTKSIIVAVTDDDAGAGSSSAMTSYATKNTASTFLAPINSGAGVPRSVFKLGSTIPVKITVTDCSSAPVSTLTPMVQLQKVDGVADGAVNEAAVSEVATNGKAMRWDTAQYIYNLSTKRSQFCATPAISGCTASDLTAGTYRLTVTDPSFFVNPTATFDLK
- a CDS encoding ABC transporter permease — encoded protein: MTTVTSPAPTPKAVTQPRSVLGWAVTDTLTIAGRNLRTIVRLPQLLVFSTIQPVIFVLLFRYAFGGAIPVPGMRYVDYLMPGIFAQTVTFGALGTGVGLADDLQKGLIERFRSLPMARSAVLGGRIVSDLVRNMFVVVLMCVVGYLVGFRVHTNPVAFIGGLVVLLFFACSLSVIFALIGLSVRNGESAQAAGFPMLAPLVFASSAFVPVSTMPGWLQVFARHQPLSVTVDAVRALSIGGRTTSFVVQSLLWSAAIIAVFGPLAVRRYRRAA
- a CDS encoding ATP-binding cassette domain-containing protein; translated protein: MTDAAISAEGVIKRFGDVVALDGVDLAVPAGTVFGLLGPNGAGKTTMVRILTTILPPDGGRASVLGADVVREPESVRSRIGLAGQYAAVDENLTGRENLRMIGRLTHLSRGLAATRADDLLERFGLADAADRPVRTYSGGMRRRLDLGAALVHRPPVLFLDEPTTGLDIRSRADLWAVIAELVADGMTLLLTTQYLEEADRLADRIAVVDGGTVVAEGTAAELKGSLGTTVVEVGFTDDRQASQAADALGRFAVSGANRDGTLVHFEVHDGPKVLIAVLGELDGRGLLPATVAIREPSLDDVFLALTGHRTEPAAGEGADAPPPGSTGAGSAADRPVPAGGNR